A single Anas acuta chromosome 27, bAnaAcu1.1, whole genome shotgun sequence DNA region contains:
- the PRNP gene encoding major prion protein homolog, producing MARLLVTCWLVALLLGACTDVALSKKSKGKPSGGGWGTGSHRQPSYPRQPGYPQNPGYPHNPGYPHNPGYPHNPGYPHNPGWGYNPSSGGNYHHQKPWKPPKTNFKHVAGAAAAGAVVGGLGGYAMGRVMSGMHYHFDSPDEYRWWNENSARYPNRVYYRDYGSTVSQDVFVADCFNITVTEYNIGPAAKKNGSEAGPGANQTETEMETKVVTKVIREMCVQQYREYRLASGIRLHPADAWLALLLLLATLFAIH from the coding sequence ATGGCCAGGCTCCTCGTCACCTGCTGGTTGGTGGCCCTGCTCCTTGGTGCCTGCACTGACGTTGCCCTCTCCAAGAAGAGTAAAGGCAAACCCAGTGGGGGTGGCTGGGGCACTGGGAGTCACCGCCAGCCCAGCTACCCCCGCCAGCCTGGCTACCCCCAGAATCCTGGTTATCCCCACAACCCGGGGTATCCCCACAACCCGGGGTACCCCCATAACCCAGGGTACCCCCACAACCCCGGCTGGGGATACAACCCATCCAGCGGAGGAAACTATCACCACCAAAAGCCATGGAAACCCCCGAAGACCAACTTCAAGCAtgtggctggggcagcagcagcgggtgCTGTggtggggggcttggggggctACGCCATGGGGCGCGTCATGTCAGGGATGCACTACCACTTCGACAGCCCAGACGAGTACAGGTGGTGGAACGAGAACTCAGCGCGTTATCCCAACCGGGTTTACTACCGGGATTACGGCAGCACTGTGTCACAGGACGTGTTCGTTGCTGACTGTTTCAACATCACAGTGACTGAGTACAACATTGGCCCCGCTGCCAAGAAGAACGGCTCAGAGGCTGGCCCAGGGGCAAACCAAACGGAGACGGAGATGGAGACCAAGGTGGTGACAAAAGTGATACGTGAGATGTGCGTGCAGCAGTACCGCGAGTACCGCCTGGCCTCGGGCATCCGGCTGCACCCGGCTGATGCTTGgctcgccctcctcctcctgcttgcCACCCTCTTTGCCATACACTGA